One genomic window of Quercus robur chromosome 6, dhQueRobu3.1, whole genome shotgun sequence includes the following:
- the LOC126733260 gene encoding probable WRKY transcription factor 51, with translation MDYLENPNSNLSNTNLTGNSDPWSLDFELSEYLMLEDHHHHHGVDQDSTSQSMASSEQVMGGSSGSTGATLRNNNIRCKDGVKKNKMEAGHRVAFRTKSELEVMDDGFKWRKYGKKSVKNSPNPRNYYKCSSGGCNVKKRVERDRDDSSYVITTYEGTHNHESPCMVYYNQMPYMIPNGWTSQASSHSSTP, from the exons ATGGACTaccttgaaaaccctaattctaaccTTAGTAACACAAACCTCACTGGAAATAGTGACCCTTGGTCTTTGGATTTTGAGTTATCGGAGTATTTGATGCTTgaggatcatcatcatcatcatggtGTGGACCAAGATTCAACCTCACAAAGCATGGCCTCATCAGAACAGGTTATGGGGGGCTCTAGTGGATCCACTGGTGCAACATTAAGAAACAACAACAT AAGATGCAAAGATGGGgtcaagaaaaacaagatgGAAGCGGGTCATAGGGTTGCATTTAGAACAAAATCTGAGCTAGAGGTAATGGATGATGGATTTAAGTGGAGGAAGTATGGGAAGAAGTCAGTGAAAAACAGCCCAAACCCAAG gaATTATTACAAATGTTCAAGTGGAGGATGTAACGTGAAGAAGAGGGTCGAAAGGGACAGAGATGACTCAAGCTATGTGATAACAACATATGAAGGAACACACAACCATGAGAGCCCTTGTATGGTCTATTATAATCAGATGCCGTACATGATTCCTAATGGTTGGACATCACAAGCTTCATCCCACTCTTCTACGCCATga